GCCAGCACCAGGGTAGGCCGTCGAGGTGAAAACAGGGCGGGGCTACGATCTCGGATGACGCCTTCGCCGCTTTAGGTCCTGTCCCTACGGACGCACCTGGATGATGGTCTTCCCATTCCGGCGTGCGGAAGGGTTAAGGGCATTGAGCGCATCGTCTAATTCGCCGACGTTTCCGATGTTTGTCCGCAGTCGTCCGTCTCGGATTCGCTGGACGATTTCACTCAGCTGCGCGCCATCCGATTCGACAACGAAATCCACTGCCAGACCATCCGTAGGGCGGGCTTCAACCGGCCCGGTGATGCTCACCAGCGTTCCGCCGGGCCGGACCAGGGCCGCTGACTGCTTCTGGATGTCACCCCCGATCACATCGAATACCAGGTCAACCCCGCTGACGTCTTCCAAGGTGTCATTGGCGAGATCCACGAACTCGTGCGCTCCGAAATCAAGTGCCTTCTGTCGATCGGCAGTGCGTCCTGTGCCGATGACGTAGGCGCCGGCTTCACGTGCCAGCTGAGTCACCATCGTTCCGACTGCCCCGGCCGCGCCGTGCACCAGAAGGCTCTGCCCCGACTGGATGCGGCCATGGATAAACAACCCTTGCCATGCGGTCAGGCCAGAGATGGGCAGGCTCGCGCCAACTGTGAAGGCGACGTCCCCGGGCAGCGGCGCAAGGTTACGTGCCTCCATCGCCACATACTCCGCCAAGGTCCCATCTCGGTGCCAGTCCGCAAGGCCAAACACTCGTTGACCCACGGTCAGCCCTGTGGTGCCATAGCCGAGCGAGGTTACGACGCCGGCCACCTCGTGCCCAATGATGGAGGGTGTCCGATCCCGGCCGGCTCGATCAGCCCAGGTCGAGGGCCACCCAACCTCAGTCGGGACGAATCCCGCGGCATGAATCTCAACAATGACATCGTTTATCGATGCCGACGGCTGGGGCCGTTCCGCCATCCTCAGCCCGGCGATTCCGACGGACTGATCTGTCACAACAATGGCTTTCATCAAAAGCTCCCTCTACTCGATCCTGGCCTACACGGCGGTTTTACTTTTGTAGCTTTAGCAGCATCAATTTGTGGTACCAGAACGCGATCGCTGGGGAGACACGCTACGGCCAGCTACTGCAGGGTTTGCCTGCCTTGCGATAGTCCTACGTCACGGAGGCGTCGGTCAACGGGTCAGCGCCGCCTAACTGCCCACCCGCAAAGGCTCCGCCACCACCACAGGATGATCGCGGCCCGCGTCCTGGAAGAACTCATCCCCGAAGAAATCGTCCTCGAAGAACTCAGCGTTCGCCCTGATGTAATCTGCCCATTCGTCAGGGACATCGTCCGCATAGTAGATCGCCTCCACGGGGCACACGGGATCGCATGCCCCGCAGTCAACGCACTCGGACGGGTGGATGTAGAGCGAGCGTTCGCCCTCGTAGATGCAATCCACCGGGCACTCGTCAATGCACGCCTTGTCCTTCACATCCACGCAGGGCTGTGCGATCACGTAGCTCATGGCGCACTAAACACCGGTGTAGACGGTCTTGCCCCAGGTGTAGAAGTCCAGGGCGGACCTGCCTTGCTCGCGGAAGGTGTTGGTGGAGGAATCCTTCACACCGCCGAAGGGGACGTTCAGGTCCAGCCCGGCAGTTGGTCGGTTGATCTTCACCACGCCGGCCTGCGCGCGGGCAGCGAAGTCCGTGGCGAGGGCTAATGAGTCCGTGCAGATGCCCGCGGTGAGCCCGTAGCGTGAATCGTTGATTGCGGCGAGGCCAGCTTCATAGTCGGGCACCTCAAGAACGGCCACCACTGGACCGAAGATCTCTTCCGTCACGGCTGCGTCATCGAACGGCAGTCCGGTGAGAATCGCCGCCGGGAAGAACAGCGCGCCGCTGGGGTCGCCGTCGTACTGTCCGTGCAGGAGTGTGGCCCCGCGTTCGACGGCGGTACGCACCGCTGCCTGGTCCTGCTCGAATTGCTGCCTGCTTACCACAGCGCCCATCCGGGCGGCGCCATCAAGTCCGTCGCCGGTAGTGTAGGCGGCGGCCTCCTGAACCAAGGCCTCGAGGAAGGCGGAGCGGATGCCGGGCGTCACGTAGACGCGGGACGTCGCTGTGCACGCCTGGCCGGTCAGGCCGAATGCGCCAGCCGCTACTACCTGCGCAGCTTTGCGGGGGTCGGCGTCATCCAGCACGAGCACACCGTTCTTGCCGCCCATTTCGAGTTGGACCCGGGCGCGGCGGGCATTGAGGATCTCCTGCAGCCCAAGCCCAACATTGGTGGAACCCGTGAACGACAAGCCGGCGATGCGGGGATCGCGGGCCAGCGCATCACCCACCACGCGGCCCTTGCCGTGCACCACGTTGAACACGCCGGCGGGTAGTCCAGCGTCCTGCAGGGCGCGCGCCACGTGGTTGGTGGACAACGGAGTGAGCTCGGCCGGTTTGATCACCACGGCGTTACCGCTGATCAGGGCGGGCGCGGTTTTCCACGCCGGAATCGCGATGGGGAAGTTCCACGGGGTAATGAGTCCCACCACGCCCAACGGTTCCCGACGCGTCGTGACGGTGGTGTCCGGCAGGCCGCTGGGCAGGACTTCGCCGGTTGCTGCCCAGCCGAGTGAGCCGAAGAAGCGCAGCACGTCCGAGGCCCGCTTGACCTCACCCTTTGCCTCCGCGAGTGTCTTTCCTTCCTCACGGACCAGGTCCTCGGCGATGGCGTGTTGGCGCTCGTTGAGCAGGTTTCCGGCCGCGATGAGGATCGCGCCCCGAGCTGGTGCTGGAAGGGCCGCCCACGACGGCTGGGCTGCGGCGGCCGCACTGATGGCGGCGTCCACGTCCTGGACGGTGCCGCTGGGTGAGAGCGCCGCGACTTCGCCTGGCCGGGCCGGATTCATTCGCTGGGTGTCCGCGTCTCCGAGCCATTGGCCATTGATGAGGTGCTGGGCGGTGATCGTCTGCGGGTCGGTGATCGTCTGGGGGTCAACTGCTGTGGAAGTCATGATGTTCCTATCGGATTTAAGGGGGAGGCTAGAGGCTACGGATGAGACCGCCGTCGCACCTGAGTGCGACGCCGGTGATGTACGACGCCGGCGCGCTGCACAGGAAGGCGGCAGCGGCACCGAACTCGGCAGGTTCTCCATAACGTCGGGCGGGGATGGTCTTGCGGGATTCGAGCTGGATGTCTTCCAGCGTGGTGCCGCGGCGCTTGGCGGCGGCCTGGTCAAGTTGGGTGACCCGGTCGGTGGCGATGCGGCCTGGCAAGAGCAGGTTCACTGTGACATCGTCCAAGGCCACTTCGGCAGCGAGGGTCTTGAGGTAACCGGCCAGGGCAGCCCGTCCGGTGTTGGAGACGGCGAGGTTGGGGAGCGGGGCTGTCACACCGCTGGATCCGATAGCCAGGATCCGGCCCCATCGCCGTTCCCGCATTCCGGGAAGCACGTGAGAAACCAAGGCGTGCTGAGGTTTGACCAACAGATCAAACGCCGCTGCGATGTCATCGGAGCTCAGTGTGGCTGCGGCGCCGGGTTTGGGTCCTGGGCCGTTGAGGACCAGTATGTCGATGGGTCCCAAGTCCGCTACAGTCTGTTCGACTGCCGATTCGATGCCCTCGGGCGTGGTCAGGTCTGCCTCGATCGCCACGGCGTCGAAGCCCTTGGTGGAGATGCCCGCAGTACCAGTCCCGTACGCGGCCTGCAGTTCAGCGACGATCTCCTTTGCGCGGTCCCGACGACGGCCCACGATCGCCACGCGCACGCCTTCGGCAGCCAAAGCACGGGCAACGGCCAGTCCCAGACCGCCAGTGGATGCAGCCACTAAGGCTGTCTTGCCGGCAATTCCCAAATCCATCAGAAGCTCCTTACCGGTGCGGCGGCATTTTCGAGTGCGGCAGCTGCCTCACGAAGGTGCGTGCCCATACTCCCGCGCAGGGCTTCGGGAAAGCCCACTGCAGGGGCGCGAACACCGGAGTCCTTGATGAGGCCCCGTTCGTGCAGGCATTCCTTGCGAATAGCCAGCGCCACTTTCGCCTGCTGCTCAAAGTTGATCAGCGGCAGATACGGGAGCAGTTCGCGTTGGGCTGCTTCATAGCCATCCTGCTGCCATGCC
This genomic stretch from Micrococcaceae bacterium Sec5.1 harbors:
- a CDS encoding NADP-dependent oxidoreductase encodes the protein MKAIVVTDQSVGIAGLRMAERPQPSASINDVIVEIHAAGFVPTEVGWPSTWADRAGRDRTPSIIGHEVAGVVTSLGYGTTGLTVGQRVFGLADWHRDGTLAEYVAMEARNLAPLPGDVAFTVGASLPISGLTAWQGLFIHGRIQSGQSLLVHGAAGAVGTMVTQLAREAGAYVIGTGRTADRQKALDFGAHEFVDLANDTLEDVSGVDLVFDVIGGDIQKQSAALVRPGGTLVSITGPVEARPTDGLAVDFVVESDGAQLSEIVQRIRDGRLRTNIGNVGELDDALNALNPSARRNGKTIIQVRP
- the fdxA gene encoding ferredoxin → MSYVIAQPCVDVKDKACIDECPVDCIYEGERSLYIHPSECVDCGACDPVCPVEAIYYADDVPDEWADYIRANAEFFEDDFFGDEFFQDAGRDHPVVVAEPLRVGS
- a CDS encoding aldehyde dehydrogenase family protein, producing MTSTAVDPQTITDPQTITAQHLINGQWLGDADTQRMNPARPGEVAALSPSGTVQDVDAAISAAAAAQPSWAALPAPARGAILIAAGNLLNERQHAIAEDLVREEGKTLAEAKGEVKRASDVLRFFGSLGWAATGEVLPSGLPDTTVTTRREPLGVVGLITPWNFPIAIPAWKTAPALISGNAVVIKPAELTPLSTNHVARALQDAGLPAGVFNVVHGKGRVVGDALARDPRIAGLSFTGSTNVGLGLQEILNARRARVQLEMGGKNGVLVLDDADPRKAAQVVAAGAFGLTGQACTATSRVYVTPGIRSAFLEALVQEAAAYTTGDGLDGAARMGAVVSRQQFEQDQAAVRTAVERGATLLHGQYDGDPSGALFFPAAILTGLPFDDAAVTEEIFGPVVAVLEVPDYEAGLAAINDSRYGLTAGICTDSLALATDFAARAQAGVVKINRPTAGLDLNVPFGGVKDSSTNTFREQGRSALDFYTWGKTVYTGV
- a CDS encoding SDR family oxidoreductase translates to MDLGIAGKTALVAASTGGLGLAVARALAAEGVRVAIVGRRRDRAKEIVAELQAAYGTGTAGISTKGFDAVAIEADLTTPEGIESAVEQTVADLGPIDILVLNGPGPKPGAAATLSSDDIAAAFDLLVKPQHALVSHVLPGMRERRWGRILAIGSSGVTAPLPNLAVSNTGRAALAGYLKTLAAEVALDDVTVNLLLPGRIATDRVTQLDQAAAKRRGTTLEDIQLESRKTIPARRYGEPAEFGAAAAFLCSAPASYITGVALRCDGGLIRSL